From a single Leishmania braziliensis MHOM/BR/75/M2904 complete genome, chromosome 28 genomic region:
- the PAH gene encoding putative phenylalanine-4-hydroxylase yields the protein MLLRRRLLQQVGMAASATLKDQYASSGSSIKDADKKTRSRTSLQVSLSTDKSGELCRLLSVFKPHNINISQVANRPRAYENKAPLRTIFLDVEAYIEDQNMKKVMAELRETFPNVVVAGSWVIPWYPTEPKDLDELDQSTLAAGEELQEDPENPHPGFHDEVYRARRREIVGLAKNYKTGDKIPIVNYTEEENRVWSVVYDHLTRLYPTHACQQYNYVFPLLLESGVLSRTQMPQLRDVSDFLNEATGFTVRPVTGLLTSRDFLNALAFRVFYSTQYIRHAAQPLYTPEPDMVHDIIGHLPLLSDPDFAKFTQTIGLASLGASDELLGKLAKVYWYSVEFGLCSEGGRCKAYGAGILSSSGELEYALSDKPERVPWDPTVASITPFPITKYQPRYFVAESFPDAQHKLEAWLSSQEKPLYTVYNSYSRCVQSYPKNTWHMLQEQMKRTNFTF from the coding sequence ATGCTGCTTCGCCGTCGGCTGCTCCAGCAGGTTGGCATGGCCGCCAGCGCTACCTTGAAGGACCAGTACGCCTCCTCCGGAAGTAGCATCAAAGACGCCGACAAGAAAACGAGGTCTCGCACCTCCCTGCAGGTGTCACTCTCTACCGATAAGTCTGGTGAGCTGTGCCGACTGCTGAGCGTCTTCAAGCCACACAACATCAACATTAGCCAAGTAGCCAACCGTCCTCGCGCCTACGAAAATaaagcgccgctgcgcaccatCTTCCTCGATGTGGAGGCCTACATTGAGGACCAAAACATGAAGAAGGtcatggcggagctgcgcgaaACATTTCCCAATGTCGTCGTGGCCGGATCGTGGGTAATCCCATGGTACCCGACGGAGCCCAAAGACCTCGACGAGCTTGATCAGAGCACGCTCGCCGCCGGCGAGGAGCTGCAAGAGGACCCGGAGAATCCCCACCCTGGCTTCCACGACGAAGTCTACCGCGCCCGCCGCCGCGAGATTGTCGGCCTTGCTAAGAACTACAAAACTGGGGATAAAATCCCGATTGTGAACTACACGGAAGAGGAGAACCGCGTGTGGAGTGTAGTCTACGACCACCTCACCCGCCTGTACCCGACGCATGCGTGCCAGCAGTACAACTACGTCTTTCCGCTGCTTCTCGAAAGCGGAGTACTGAGCCGAACCCAAATGCCACAGCTGCGCGACGTGAGCGACTTCTTGAACGAGGCGACCGGCTTCACAGTGCGCCCCGTGACGGGGCTTCTGACGTCGCGCGACTTCTTGAATGCCCTGGCATTCCGTGTCTTTTACAGCACCCAGTACATtcgccacgcagcgcagccgctctACACGCCGGAGCCGGACATGGTGCATGACATCATTGGTCACCTGCCTCTGCTCTCCGACCCTGACTTCGCCAAGTTCACCCAGACGATTGGTCTCGCCTCCCTTGGCGCCAGCGATGAGCTGTTGGGGAAGCTGGCAAAGGTCTACTGGTATAGCGTTGAGTTCGGCCTCTGCAGTGAGGGCGGCCGATGCAAAGCCTACGGTGCTGGTATTCTATCAAGCTCTGGGGAGTTAGAGTACGCGCTGAGCGACAAGCCGGAGCGCGTCCCGTGGGACCCGACAGTGGCCTCCATCACGCCGTTCCCAATCACCAAGTACCAGCCGCGGTACTTTGTAGCCGAAAGCTTCCCGGATGCGCAGCATAAATTGGAGGCGTGGCTCAGCTCGCAGGAGAAGCCGCTGTACACGGTCTACAACTCGTACTCGCGGTGCGTGCAGTCGTACCCGAAGAATACGTGGCACATGCTCCAGGAACAGATGAAGCGCACGAACTTCACCTTCTGA
- a CDS encoding putative ATP-dependent RNA helicase: MRVTLDDAEDKRRSKVRAKQQRWQERQERSKESREEIDQLQLRCANMRRVMEDIAESSEANTSTEHQYSKFTELPISQRTQMGLERGHYTALTPIQKGALHLALAGFDVLGAAKTGSGKTLCFVIPVLERLYREHWSSDMGVGALLLSPTRELALQIFKVMQLVGYKHVLSAALLTGGRDVREERKRLHAISIIVGTPGRVLHHLQDDAELVLDNMQLFCMDEADRLLDMGFREAITSILKYLPPQRQSLLFSATQTTDVQMLAQMSLKNPRYVSTQAITAAPTPMTLCQNFVVVELHRKLDALLMFLKRHPNDKIVVFVSTCNQVKFMHLAFSKILKKMRIPSMCLTSKMKQFRREEVFLTFCRCKSAVLFCTDVASRGLDFPLVHWVVQYDCPESAQTYIHRAGRTARAGARGVSLLFLTPREAPMLSYLHHKHVPLREITIKPAYLTSSQEIFVALVVQGLKYEAQKAFIAYLRSVYFASNKNVFEVASLDVEAFAKSLGLLVVPDMSELQNLQRSAKNLPWDVVNFITQRGAGGGDKAGSTLTRKEKHLQATDMYRVMEQKQRFAHKKGALHGDGSKESDGHSGDAGSDDDDFLVKKKAPAGLSRSDASASVKAGTVVAEPNPLHLTVEERLAGLSKNKRRRLIENADIRVRDLRLNQRIIFRDDDSESDEEGDPTKNDHGRKAKDNATHSSLSDDEADEEGVTTVTNLLRGAVMRHRKEDLVDGDSSDDDAEDTNFMTELQTRVQASKVGDLERAKKMRRLRRLQRQGRVSRKSTIDESGVKTANGGPRPANSDDEAGHGSGEYDDEDVNGSEAESTGSLSRLLKAARGELYSDDGSGDAEDDFFGGPSAARKRTRGKPTYHGIDSSDDNDNDEDLDEVVSTLPSKRSKKKR, encoded by the coding sequence atgCGCGTGACGCTTGACGATGCCGAGGACAAGCGCCGCTCCAAGGTGCgagcaaagcagcagcgctggcaggaGCGCCAGGAGCGCTCCAAAGAGAGCCGCGAAGAGATTGAccagctccagctgcgctgcgccaacATGCGTCGGGTCATGGAGGACATCGCCGAGTCCAGTGAGGCCAACACGTCGACGGAGCACCAGTACTCGAAGTTCACGGAGCTGCCCATCTCACAGCGCACCCAAATGGGACTGGAACGCGGCCATTACACAGCGCTCACGCCCATTCAGAAAGGCGCGCTTCACTTGGCCCTCGCCGGCTTCGACGTCCTCGGTGCGGCCAAGACAGGCTCCGGCAAGACCCTCTGCTTTGTGATCCCGGTTCTTGAGCGGCTCTATCGCGAGCACTGGTCATCAGACATGGGTGTTGGGGCACTACTTTTGAGTCCTACACGCGAACTGGCGCTTCAGATCTTCAAGGTGATGCAGCTCGTGGGCTACAAGCACGTCCTCTCCGCAGCGCTCCTCACCGGCGGTCGTGACGTGCGGGAGGAGCGGAAGCGGCTGCATGCCATCAGCATCATTGTCGGCACCCCCGGCCGTGTTCTTCACCACCTCCAGGACGATGCGGAGCTCGTCCTTGACAACATGCAGCTCTTTTGCATGGACGAGGCAGATCGGCTGCTCGACATGGGATTCCGTGAGGCCATCACAAGCATCCTCAAGTACTTGCCCCCACAGCGGCagtcgcttctcttctccgctACCCAGACGACTGATGTGCAGATGCTTGCTCAGATGTCGCTCAAGAACCCACGTTACGTCTCCACGCAGGCCATCACGGCCGCCCCGACGCCGATGACGCTGTGTCAGAATTTTGTCGTTGTTGAGCTTCACAGGAAGTTGGATGCACTGCTAATGTTCCTGAAGCGCCACCCGAACGACAAGATCGTCGTCTTTGTGAGCACCTGCAACCAGGTAAAGTTCATGCACCTTGCGTTCTCGAAGATCCTGAAGAAGATGCGCATCCCCTCTATGTGTCTTACCAGCAAGATGAAGCAGTTCCGTCGAGAGGAAGTTTTCCTGACCTTTTGTCGCTGCAAGTCAGCTGTGCTCTTCTGCACCGACGTCGCCTCGCGTGGGCTCGATTTTCCACTCGTGCACTGGGTTGTGCAGTACGACTGCCCGGAGAGCGCACAGACCTACATCCATCGCGCCGGTCGCACAGCGCGGGCTGGGGCGCGTGGTGTGAGCctgctcttcctcacccCGCGCGAAGCACCGATGTTGAGCTACCTGCACCACAAGCACGTCCCGCTGCGCGAAATCACCATCAAGCCTGCCTACCTCACCTCGTCGCAGGAGATATTCGTTGCTCTGGTGGTACAAGGTCTGAAGTACGAGGCTCAGAAGGCGTTCATCGCGTACCTGCGCTCCGTCTACTTCGCCTCCAACAAGAACGTCTTCGAGGTTGCCTCCCTGGACGTGGAGGCGTTTGCGAAGTCGCTGGGATTGCTCGTTGTGCCCGACATGTCGGAGCTGCAGAACCTGCAACGCAGTGCCAAGAATTTGCCATGGGACGTCGTCAACTTCATCACGCAgcgcggtgctggcggcggtgacaaAGCCGGCAGCACCCTGACgcggaaagagaagcacctACAAGCGACAGACATGTACCGCGTCAtggagcagaagcagcggTTCGCCCACAAGAAGGGTGCCTTGCACGGCGATGGCTCgaaggagagcgacggcCATTCGGGTGACGCAGgcagtgacgacgacgacttCCTTGTGAAGAAGAAGGCACCCGCTGGCCTCTCCCGTAGTGACGCATCCGCCTCCGTCAAGGCTGGCACTGTCGTAGCGGAACCGAACCCATTGCACTTGACAGTGGAGGAGCGACTCGCAGGCCTCTCCAAGAACAAGCGTCGAAGGCTCATTGAGAATGCCGATATTCGCGTGCGCGACTTGCGGCTCAATCAGCGCATCATCTTCCGCGATGATGACAGCGAGTCAGATGAAGAGGGTGACCCCACAAAGAATGACCACGGGAGAAAGGCGAAAGACAATGCTACACACTCGTCACTCAGTGACGATGAGGCGGACGAGGAAGGTGTCACCACCGTGACTAATTTACTCAGGGGTGCAGTTATGCGGCACCGTAAGGAAGACCTCGTTGACGGTGAtagcagcgacgacgatgctGAAGACACCAACTTCATGACAGAGCTGCAGACACGCGTGCAAGCCAGCAAGGTGGGCGACCTCGAACGTGCCAAGAAGATGCGGCGGCTACGGCGCCTGCAAAGGCAAGGCCGCGTATCGCGCAAGTCAACCATTGACGAGAGCGGCGTCAAGACAGCCAACGGCGGGCCTCGCCCGGCCAACTCGGACGACGAGGCGGGTCATGGTAGTGGCGAATACGATGACGAGGACGTGAACGGCAGCGAAGCCGAGAGCACCGGCTCCCTCAGCCGTCTTCTCAAGGCGGCCCGTGGCGAGCTTtacagcgacgacggcagcgggGATGCAGAAGATGATTTCTTTGGCGGTCCTAGTGCGGCTCGCAAACGCACACGTGGAAAGCCCACCTATCATGGCATTGATAGCAGTGACGACAACGATAATGATGAGGACCTCGACGAGGTCGTCTCTACGCTACCTTCGAAGCGGTCGAAGAAGAAGCGTTGA
- a CDS encoding putative prenyltransferase produces MFRRTPLYPKVTRSWTKASISAATAHFPDAVLADPAASRSGTISAKEERSWRLDDNTVKVEKLPKHFQFVVRKLQLYGNLVRFDRPVGWQLLLIPCYWGSSLAVTRALVWEGADPVVLCAPFIPFHLAVQFLVGAYLMRSVGCIVNDMWDRKFDRMVERTAQRPLACGAVSMTEASAILLSHLIAAGVIALNLSPAALLASVAVTPLWILYPLMKRITHAPQLFLGLCFNWGIFVGYAAVLGRVDMAVCVPIYCAAVIWTILYDTIYAYQDRRDDLKCGIKSTAIWIGDRKYILSAMVAPIGGGMLISGFLASQSLPYYIGIILCMYRLHSIVDDVNIYDSWSCAQGFTRNVRLGMYVFLAMCLGNLCWAFASEHEAELDRNTDSAPKSSILSRFLFLDQETREASYTKGSFTWADRFMHPAFVQAESAKAAGATEAPPIPAWMRREYFSQNLSAILLFCGVSEETVTAWSTSSYTFMDHYNMFSQVTL; encoded by the coding sequence ATGTTTCGACGGACGCCATTGTACCCCAAGGTGACCCGCTCGTGGACCAAGGCTTCGATcagcgctgccacggcaCACTTTCCTGACGCCGTCCTTGCCGACCCAGCCGCGTCCCGCTCGGGGACGATCTCAGCAAAGGAAgagcgcagctggaggctTGACGACAACACCGTCAAAGTGGAGAAGCTCCCAAAGCACTTCCAGTTTGTCGTGCGTAAGCTGCAGCTCTACGGTAACCTTGTTCGCTTTGACCGACCGGTTGGCTGGCAGCTCCTTCTCATCCCTTGCTACTGGGGCTCCTCTCTGGCCGTAACACGCGCGCTTGTGTGGGAAGGCGCAGACCCAGTGGTGCTCTGTGCCCCATTCATTCCGTTTCACCTGGCCGTTCAGTTCTTGGTCGGCGCCTACCTCATGCGTAGCGTAGGGTGCATTGTGAATGACATGTGGGACCGCAAGTTTGATCGCATGGTCGAgcgcaccgcgcagcgccCGCTAGCCTGTGGCGCTGTATCCATGACAGAGGCCTCGGCAATCCTCCTTTCGCACCTCATTGCGGCCGGCGTGATTGCGCTCAACCTCTCGCCGGCAGCCCTGCTAGCCTCCGTGGCCGTCACGCCCTTATGGATCCTGTACCCCTTAATGAAACGCATCACCCACGCCCCGCAGTTGTTCTTAGGCCTCTGTTTTAACTGGGGCATCTTTGTTGGCTATGCAGCAGTGCTGGGACGAGTCGACATggccgtgtgtgtgcccatCTATTGCGCCGCAGTGATTTGGACCATCTTGTACGATACTATCTACGCCTACCAGGACCGCCGTGACGACCTCAAGTGCGGTATCAAGAGCACTGCCATCTGGATCGGGGATCGCAAGTACATTCTGAGTGCCATGGTGGCGCCCATCGGAGGGGGCATGCTCATCAGTGGCTTTCTGGCGTCACAGTCCCTGCCGTACTACATTGGAATCATTTTGTGTATGTATCGCCTGCATTCGATTGTAGACGACGTCAACATATACGACAGCTGGTCCTGCGCGCAGGGCTTCACGCGCAACGTGCGGCTCGGCATGTACGTCTTTCTGGCGATGTGCCTGGGCAACCTCTGCTGGGCTTTTGCCTCTGAACAtgaggcggagctggacAGAAACACCGACAGCGCCCCGAAGAGCTCGATACTGTCGCGCTTTCTGTTCCTCGACCAGGAGACGCGCGAGGCGAGCTACACAAAGGGCAGCTTCACATGGGCGGACCGCTTTATGCATCCGGCCTTTGTGCAGGCTGAGAGCGCCAAAGCTGCCGGCGCCACTGAGGCACCGCCAATCCCAGCGTGGATGCGGCGCGAATACTTTTCGCAGAACCTTTCAgccatcctcctcttctgcggCGTGAGCGAGGAGACCGTGACGGCGTGGTCGACGTCGTCGTACACGTTCATGGACCACTACAACATGTTCTCCCAAGTCACTCTGTAG